DNA sequence from the [Limnothrix rosea] IAM M-220 genome:
GTTTTGGTTTTTCGCCATCGTTGCGGAACCCATTGTCGTAACGTTGTCCGTAAGCTCCCCGGCGTAAACGCAGCTCGGCAAACACTTTTTCATCTAGTTTGTTTTGACGGCGCAACGCCATTTGATTCTCGAATGTATCGATTTCCTCGGCCATCTGTGGGGAGATGCGATCGCCAAGAACGTCTTTCCAAGTTTTGGTAGTTGTCGTGGTCATAGAGTTTCTTCTAGATTTTGAGCTGGTGGAGTTGCCTGTTCGGGAGCAGGCATGGAAATTCGGTATAAATTTTTTTCAGATGTACTATGTTGACACAAAAAACCGATGTAAAGAAAGCTTCTGACAAAATCTGTAATTTTAACCACAGTCTTTGACTTTACAACGTGTATCGTTCGGCGATCGCCCCTCAATTCACCTAGGGATTTTTACTTACAAATTCCCCCTCTCATTTATGGGTTTCCATATGTCATGTCAAAACTTTTTTTCCCTAAAAAAATCACTCCAAAATCTGACTATTTTGGGTTTAGGAATGGGGTTAGGGATATTTAATCCCTTTTCCCTAGCGCCATCACTCCGGGCGGCCGAAAAAATAGATTTTATCTACAGTCCCTTGGGTGAATCTCTCAAAATTCAATCCCTTGAAGCCTTTGCCGCCGATGGTACTGTCACGAGCGATCTCCAATTTTACCTTGACATTGTTGATGCTAGTGAGTCGGAAAAGGAGCTATTGCGAACAGCGTTGACTCGCAAGGTCGTGATCGATCCAGTGTTACTCTCCCGTGTCCTCAAAACTGACGAAGGAGAGAGATTATTAGAGTCGTTTGGCCAAATTGTCAAAATTAAAGGGGGACGCAGTGCCAAGTTTGCTCTACGGGGAGCGATAGTGCGGTCGGCATTTGAGGAAGAGGGCTTAACGTTACTCAATGTTTTGCAAAATTTACAAGTTAATATCCGTGTTGATCTTGCGGCTCTGGCGACTTTTGCCAATAGCGTCTCTGTCATTGTTGAGGGTACAGAACGTTTTGTGCAGGAAGTACAGCAGTTGTCGCAGCAGGAGGCTAGCAATTTTAATTTTATTAATTATGCACAACGCCCAGATTTACGGCGGCAAAATACAGATGCCATTAAGCACCAAACTTGGTTTTTAAAGGATGACAGTCGAAATCGCCAATTTTATGCGTCAATTTATCAACCGCAACAACCGGTCGGGTCAAAGATTCCGGTGGTCGTCATTTCCCATGGCTTAGCATCGGAGCCAGCGGAAAAATCAAAGTTAGCCAAACATTTAGCAAGCTATGGTTTCTTTGTGGTGATGCCCCAACATCCGGGTAGCGATCGCCTCTATTTAGAATCTTTTATTACCAGCTTTCGTCGGGAATTATCTGATTTAGAGGAATTTATTAATCGCCCCCTCGACATTTCCTTTACCTTGGATGAATTGGAACGGCGTAATGCAGCTGAATTTGCCGGACGACTGGATTTAGACAATGTGGGGATCTATGGCCATTCCTATGGCGGCTATACGGCTTTAGCGGTGGCGGGGGCAACACCTGTCCCAAATTATGAGGCCCTCAAAAAAGACTGTGAGGCGGAATGGGGAATTTTTAATAATGCTCTACTTTTGCAATGTCGCGCTTTACAGCTAGAGCCCCAGACTTTTGACTTTCGTGATGAACGGATTCAATCGGTTGTGGCGGCAAATCCGGTCAATGCCAGTATTTTAGGGGAAGCAGCTCTCAATAATGTGAAAATCCCGACGGCGATTATTGCGGGCAGTTATGACCCGGCAACGCCTTTTATTTTTGAGCAGGTGCGGTCGTTTCCGTGGATTAGTGCACCGAATAAATATCTAATTCTTGAGGAAGGTCAAACCCACATTGATATTTCGAGGCTTGATCTGGGTATTTCGCGCCTCTTAGACCGTATTCCGAGTTTAAATTTACCTAGCCCAGAGCTATTGAATAATTATAGTGAGGCGATCGCCCTCAGTTTTTTCCAAGTGTACGCAGCAAAAAATAGCCAATATTCTTTTTACCTCAACCCTGCCTATACGAGCTATCTCAGCGAAGGTCAAGAATTTAAGACCTTTATGATTACGCAGGATTCACTAGGAGAATTGGAAGCGGCGATCGCCAAATTCAAAGCAGACCATCAACTCGAATAGAACCAAACATGGGGTGAAAGTCTTTCAGAAACTCTCTCACCCCACCAGCCCTAAGCATCGATAAACAGATCTTCGCCTTCTTGGGTCACAGCAAAACTAGCAACATCAGTAGGTTCTTTCCCCATAGCCATCACCTTCTTCGCAACGCCGGGGAGAGGAATACCAACAAAAGAATCAACCCATTCCACATTTTTGCCGCTACACAAATCAAATTTAGAACCATGGAAAGGACAAGTAATGGTGCCATTTTCGACTTTGCCCTTAGCCATTGGTAGGCCGAGGTGAGGACATTTATTGGCGATCGCACAGTAACGACCATTCGATTTAGAAACCAAAACAGCTTGACCATTTGCCGTGGCCTTAAGAACTTGACCTTCGCTCACCGCCGATACACTTGCGACTTTTGACTTTGCCATAACTCTAAAAATCCTAAATTTTTAATGAAAAATATTTTAAATTCAAAAATATTGGTCAAATAATACAGGATCAATAGTACAAGCACAGATGATCAATTCAGAGCTTTCCCCAGAAAAATAAACCTTGAACTTAAAGACGATTTTTATCAGGACTTTTCAGCCTCTAGACCATAACATCATCTCCCCAATTCTAAGTAAAGAAATATTTCGAACCCCGTCAAAAAGCCCTAAAACTTTTGCAATGTAGCCTTTATCTTTTTTACTTCATACCAACAAAAAACCATTAACCTTAATATAAAAAATTAAAAATAACTTATGAACTTTCTCTGTCCTTCATTAATAAAGCTACCCTAAAAGATAATTATCCTTAACAGACTCTTGCTTCATGAAAAAAATATCAACTCTTCTTTTCCTCAGCTTCTGCTTACTAGGCACACTGGCAGCATGCGGCGGCTCAGA
Encoded proteins:
- a CDS encoding alpha/beta hydrolase gives rise to the protein MTLQRVSFGDRPSIHLGIFTYKFPLSFMGFHMSCQNFFSLKKSLQNLTILGLGMGLGIFNPFSLAPSLRAAEKIDFIYSPLGESLKIQSLEAFAADGTVTSDLQFYLDIVDASESEKELLRTALTRKVVIDPVLLSRVLKTDEGERLLESFGQIVKIKGGRSAKFALRGAIVRSAFEEEGLTLLNVLQNLQVNIRVDLAALATFANSVSVIVEGTERFVQEVQQLSQQEASNFNFINYAQRPDLRRQNTDAIKHQTWFLKDDSRNRQFYASIYQPQQPVGSKIPVVVISHGLASEPAEKSKLAKHLASYGFFVVMPQHPGSDRLYLESFITSFRRELSDLEEFINRPLDISFTLDELERRNAAEFAGRLDLDNVGIYGHSYGGYTALAVAGATPVPNYEALKKDCEAEWGIFNNALLLQCRALQLEPQTFDFRDERIQSVVAANPVNASILGEAALNNVKIPTAIIAGSYDPATPFIFEQVRSFPWISAPNKYLILEEGQTHIDISRLDLGISRLLDRIPSLNLPSPELLNNYSEAIALSFFQVYAAKNSQYSFYLNPAYTSYLSEGQEFKTFMITQDSLGELEAAIAKFKADHQLE
- a CDS encoding Rieske (2Fe-2S) protein, with protein sequence MAKSKVASVSAVSEGQVLKATANGQAVLVSKSNGRYCAIANKCPHLGLPMAKGKVENGTITCPFHGSKFDLCSGKNVEWVDSFVGIPLPGVAKKVMAMGKEPTDVASFAVTQEGEDLFIDA